One Spea bombifrons isolate aSpeBom1 chromosome 1, aSpeBom1.2.pri, whole genome shotgun sequence DNA window includes the following coding sequences:
- the LOC128494196 gene encoding stimulated by retinoic acid gene 6 protein-like, with the protein MDNETAYEDHTSSFGILDFFDDNNSTGEDVICEDEIDLNLIVHLSVGPAVLIILMLSFFQIRTKNTKIDEKIKVKFCQRRFGFVVPLDLTEAYENRWTYGFAFGAIANKIIVLFQEGYLPDGVPPWAKGLGLLAGALEVGLVFYPIFACLTTDNRIFGSIVGFLYSLFWLMITLLDLVVCPHETIYNEYEKIISTWPSLLSFMFLLGRFLVIFILRLKMGVKKEEDCLLPEHQEKYVKRLLRKPVEEHQSWFKRKIFSWDPYFKFPNRILGTTVLTLFCLYIFITSEWNGYKQIMKLLRSFEELLTITNDLPPLLQLLKEFADGLEGVWFFTTVFSSLVSVFYVVHILVCYRRHIKLLWVGDKSFLPAQFLKPSPAQNVASIAKYSGLQVAYILWGYMIMHLVQICVGMLFFFFIVLPIKYGIFWDLLKDLLILMLVPFLIVFVISTLQIRLAEKFFLQDKIFPNDNDKPLALNNRKAFQNFSYFLFFYNVIVGFGSSIKRLVHSLVFGSLLIGRIDRTLLPRGFETMDTGHKTWIGMLYVDLYHNNPVLKSFCYILLTTVQEKDLNECVLVTRVNEHKQARTRWFLFYTLLRNPRLRNHRKHQVEERNVETYILANDTIV; encoded by the exons GTTCTTATCATCCTGATGTTGTCATTCTTCCAAATACGCACCAAGAAcaccaaaattgatgaaaagattAAAGTGAAGTTTTGTCAGAGACGGTTTGGATTTGTTGT TCCTTTAGATCTTACCGAGGCCTATGAAAACAGATGGACATATGGTTTTGCATTTGGTGCGATAGCCAATAAAATTATTGTTCTGTTTCAAGAAGGATATCTGCCAGATGGAGTCCCACCTTGGGCAAAAG ggcttGGACTTTTAGCGGGAGCGTTAGAAGTCGGACTGGTGTTCTACCCAATTTTTGCCTGTCTCACCACGGACAATAGAATATTTGGATCCATTGTAGGATTTTTATACAGTTTGTTTTG gttaatgATCACCCTGTTAGACCTTGTAGTATGCCCTCATGAAACC atatataatgaatatgaaaaaataatttcaacatGGCCGTCACTGCTgtcttttatgtttcttttgggCCGATTTCtcgtaatttttattttaagactgAAAATGGGTGTCAAAAAG gaagaagaCTGCCTTCTACCAGAACACCAAGAAAAATATGTCAAGAGGCTTCTCAGAAAGCCTGTAGA aGAACATCAATCctggtttaaaagaaaaatcttttcTTGGGATCCATATTTCAAGTTTCCTAACAGGATATTAGGCACTACAGTCCTCACCTTGTTCTGCTTGTACATT TTTATAACCTCGGAGTGGAATGGTTATAAACAAATTATGAAATTATTGAGGTCATTTGAAGAGTTACTCACAATAACAAATGATTTACCTCCATTGCTACAACTTTTGAAGGAGTTTGCTGACGGACTGGAGG gCGTTTGGTTTTTCACAACAGTTTTTTCATCCTTAGTGTCTGTTTTCTATGTTGTTCACATATTAGTTTGCTACAG GCGACACATAAAGCTGCTTTGGGTAGGAGATAAAAGCTTTCTTCCTGCCCAGTTTCTTAAGCCTTCACCTGCTCAGAACGTG GCTTCAATAGCTAAATATTCTGGCTTGCAAGTTGCATATATTTTATGgg gctatatgataatgcatttaGTGCAAATTTGTGTTggaatgcttttcttttttttcattgtactTCCTATAAAATATGGAATTTTTTGGGATTTACTGAaggatttattaattttaat GCTTGTTCCATTTTTAATTGTCTTTGTAATATCGACTCTGCAAATTCGATTAGCTGAAAAATTCTTCCTGCAGGACAAGATTTTCCCCAATGATAATGATAAACCTTTAGCTCTAAACAACAG GAAAGCATTTCAAAACTTCAgttatttcctctttttctaCAATGTGATTGTTGGTTTTGGGTCTTCCATAAAACGACTGGTACATAGTTTGGTGTTTGGAAGCTTGTTGATTGGAAGAATAGATAGAACATTACTGCCTAGAGGATTTGAAACAATGGACACTG gCCACAAAACATGGATAGGAATGCTGTACGTGGATCTGTACCACAATAATCCTGTTCTCAAAAGTTTTTGCTACATTCTTCTGACAACAGTTCAGGAAAAAGATCTAAATGAATGTGTTCTTGTTACCAGAGTAAATG aACATAAACAAGCCAGGACAAGATGGTTTCTGTTCTATACCCTTTTGAGAAACCCAAGACTTAGAAATCACAGGAAACATCAAGTGGAAGAAAGAAACGttgaaacatatattttggCTAATGACACAATAGTATAG